CCAAGCTGGCCTCGGAGACGCTCGCCCTCGAGTATGGATCCTCCTATGGATTTCCGGTCTGGATCAACCGTTGCGGGGTTCTGGCCGGTGCCGGACAATTCGGTCGGCCCGATCAGGGGATTTTCTCCTTCTGGATCCACTCCTGGAAGCAGAAACGCCCCCTGCGCTATATCGGTTTCGGGGGCCGGGGCCATCAGGTGCGCGATTGCCTCCATCCGCGGGATCTTCTGACTGCGCTCACCCGCCAGATGAGGGAACCCGCGCCCTCCGCAAGTCCCTCCATCATCAACCTGTCCGGCGGCCTCGCCTCAGCCCGCTCACTCTGCCAGGTGAGCACTTGGTGCGCCGGGCGTTTCGGGCCCCACGAGGTAGGCGCACAGCCCGAAGATCGGCCCAACGACATCCCCTGGGTCGTCCTGGACCACACCTTGGCCACCCGCACCTGGGACTGGAGGCCATCGATTCCAGTCGAAACCATCTTTGAGGAAATCGCCCGGCAGGCGGAAGCCCGACCGGACTGGCTGGATCTCTCATCGGGATGAAAACGCCGAAAAGCCCGTCCGACCCAACCTGATGAAGAGCCCCCGACCAACCGGAGCCCCCCTCTCCCTGCTCTCCATCGTGATTCCGGCCCGCGACGAGGAGGGCTGCCTGGGGGCCATGATCGAGCACCTCCACGTCGAGTTGAAACTCCGGGGAGTCCCGCACGAGATCGTGGTGGTCGACGACGGCAGCACCGACCGTACCTGGTCTATCCTTGCGGAAGTCGAGTCGCGTATTCCCAACGTGGTGCCGATTCAGAACCAGCCGCCACACGGTTTCGGCCGCGCCGTCATCCGGGGACTCGATGTATCCACCGGCGATGCCGTCGTCATCATGATGGCCGATGAGTCCGACGACTGCCGCGACGCGGTCCGCTACTGGGAACTGCTCAATGAGGGTTGGGACTGCGTTTTCGGGAGTCGCTTCATGCGCGGCGGAGGAGTCATCG
This sequence is a window from Opitutaceae bacterium. Protein-coding genes within it:
- a CDS encoding glycosyltransferase family 2 protein; protein product: MKSPRPTGAPLSLLSIVIPARDEEGCLGAMIEHLHVELKLRGVPHEIVVVDDGSTDRTWSILAEVESRIPNVVPIQNQPPHGFGRAVIRGLDVSTGDAVVIMMADESDDCRDAVRYWELLNEGWDCVFGSRFMRGGGVIDYPKFKLLLNRISNFVIRIAFNTELNDTTNAFKAYRRTVIDGCRPLIAPHFNLTVELPLKAMVRGFSWTTMPITWRNRRTGVPKLKLKEMGSRYIFICAYLWLEKYFSRGDYRQEPRESAVSADSGSTSDPASKA
- a CDS encoding NAD-dependent epimerase/dehydratase family protein produces the protein MKILITGICGFAGSEIALGLGDALEGVTVIGLDNLSRPGSHEHRTRLRLAGLTVHHGDVRSPSDLENLPACDWVIDASANPSVLAGLGGPGGTTSRQVVEHNLLGTVNLLETCRRWQAGFVLLSTSRVYSIRALGALPLEESADAFALTRCPLDGGGYSPAGIAETFPTTAPVSLYGATKLASETLALEYGSSYGFPVWINRCGVLAGAGQFGRPDQGIFSFWIHSWKQKRPLRYIGFGGRGHQVRDCLHPRDLLTALTRQMREPAPSASPSIINLSGGLASARSLCQVSTWCAGRFGPHEVGAQPEDRPNDIPWVVLDHTLATRTWDWRPSIPVETIFEEIARQAEARPDWLDLSSG